In the genome of Populus alba chromosome 11, ASM523922v2, whole genome shotgun sequence, one region contains:
- the LOC118047578 gene encoding 1-acyl-sn-glycerol-3-phosphate acyltransferase-like, which yields MDNTGGGSFMRNRRLESFLDTNSTPNGKQTPKILVREEVVRSPKSDVYVEDDGWISALISCVRIVVCFLSMMVTTFIWSLILLLLLPWPYERIRQGNIYGHVTGRMLMWILGNPIRIEGTEFSNERAIYVCNHASPIDIFLMMWLTPTGTVGIAKKEIIWYPLFGLLYVLANHLRIDRSNPTAAIQSMKEVALAVVKNNLSLIIFPEGTRSKNGRLLPFKKGFVHLALQTRLPIVPMVFTGTHHAWRKGGLHVRPPPITVKYLRPIKTDDWTEDKVNDYVRLLHDIYVENLPEAQRPLH from the exons ATGGACAACACTGGAGGTGGTTCTTTCATGAGGAATAGGAGATTGGAGAGCTTCCTTGATACAAATTCCACTCCAAATGGGAAACAAACCCCAAAGATTTTGGTGAGGGAAGAAGTGGTAAGAAGTCCCAAGAGTGATGTTTATGTTGAAGATGATGGGTGGATTTCTGCATTGATATCTTGTGTAAGGATTGTGGTTTGTTTTTTGTCAATGATGGTCACAACATTCATTTGGTCCttgatcttgctcttgctcttacCATGGCCTTATGAGAGGATCAGGCAGGGAAATATTTATGGGCATGTCACTGGTAGAATGCTG ATGTGGATCTTGGGGAATCCTATCAGGATTGAAGGCACTGAATTTTCAAATGAGAGGGCCATTTATGTCTGCAATCATGCTTCTCCTATAGACATTTTCCTTATGATGTGGCTGACTCCCACGGGCACTGTTGGCATTGCAAAGAAAGAG ATCATATGGTACCCTTTATTTGGACTACTTTATGTATTGGCAAACCATCTTCGAATAGATCGCTCCAACCCTACTGCAGCTATTCAATCCATGAAGGAG GTAGCTCTTGCAGTTGTGAAAAACAACCTGTCACTAATCATTTTTCCTGAGGGAACTAGATCAAAAAATGGACGATTACTACCCTTTAAAAAG GGTTTTGTTCATTTAGCATTGCAAACGCGCCTCCCAATAGTTCCAATGGTCTTTACAGGGACCCATCATGCATGGAGGAAAGGCGGCTTACACGTTCGGCCACCGCCTATAACAGTCAAGTATCTCCGGCCAATAAAAACTGATGATTGGACAGAAGACAAGGTTAATGACTATGTCAGACTGCTCCATGACATATATGTTGAAAACCTTCCAGAGGCACAAAGGCCTCTTCATTAG